AGATTACAAGACATTAAAGACCAGGGGCTTGCATGCGTACACCCACCAGAAGAGGATGAAACAAATTGATTGAAAAAGGTGTCATTGACCGTATAGTAGATAACAAACACGCTGTGATTTTAATCGGGGATGATGAGAGGGAAATCATCATCCCCTCCCATCTGCTTCCTTTAGGGGCAAAAGAAGGGACTTGGTTAAAGGTTACCTTTGACGGTGATAAAGTGACTCAAATAGAAATTAATGAGGCTGAGACAGAGAGGGCTAGAGAAAGGATCAGCGCAAAATTAGCAAAACTGAGGGAAAAGAAAAAGAGTAACTTTAAGAAAAAATAATTTACTAAACCGGCTGGTAAACCCTAAAAAGGAACAGGCACACCTGGAGTGAAATTGTGTGCTTTTTGTTTTTTGTTATCCATCAAGTAATGGACGTATAAACTGCTATAAGAATAAAAATCAGGTTGTATTTGAAGAAAGGCAGGAACAAACAGATACCTGTCGAACTAGTAAAATATGACTACCTAATTAGGAAGAGAATTAATTAAATGAAACAAGTATATGTGCGTGGCTCAACGCTTGTCATTTTGTCCTATATTTGGTTTATAGTTTTTATCTGGACAGTTATTGTTGAGTGGATGAAA
This portion of the Caldalkalibacillus thermarum genome encodes:
- a CDS encoding DUF3006 domain-containing protein, with the protein product MIEKGVIDRIVDNKHAVILIGDDEREIIIPSHLLPLGAKEGTWLKVTFDGDKVTQIEINEAETERARERISAKLAKLREKKKSNFKKK